Within the Macaca nemestrina isolate mMacNem1 chromosome 5, mMacNem.hap1, whole genome shotgun sequence genome, the region TATGTCAAACCCTGGTCTTCAGCTTTCATTCTGAATGTGACAAGAACTGATTGCACGATTTGGGCAGAGGAATGATATGCTCTGGTTTGCTTTTTAATAGAATCCCTAGGGCTACTCTGTTATGAATAGATGGTAGAGTGAGAGCAAAAGTAGAGAGACCAATCAGGAGATTATTCCAATAATCTGGGCAAGCCTTATGTCTTAAACCAGGGCAGTAGCATTGTAGCTGGTAAGAAGTATTTGGATTCTGGATCTATTTTAATGGGGTAGATAGATTTTATTGAAAGACTGGATTTGGAGTAAGAAAGAGAGGTCAAGAATGACCCCAGAATTTTTGCTTGAACATCTGGAAATATAAATTTCCATAATTGAGTTGGGGCAGATTGTAGAAGGAGCTGATTTGGGGAGAAAAATCAGGGGCTCAGTTTTGGACCTGTTAAATTTGCTAATTCTATTGGACGTCCAAGTGCAGAAGTCAAGAATGTAGTTGGACATATGAGGCTGGCTTTAGAGGTGAAGTCCTGCCTGGGCATATACTGTGGTGCTTGTCAACATATGTGGGATTTAAACCATGACACTGGGGTAGAACAACCTTAAAGAAttgggaaggtgaaggggaaaagCAAAGAAGACTAGGAAGGAGCAGCCAGGAATGTGAGAGGAAAGCCAGGTGACTAATGTATTCTAGAAACCAAGTGCAGAAAGGTTTGGTAAGAGGAGAGCGTATGAAAAAACATAAAGACCATCTATGTAAATGGTTGTGATATATctaaatctacatttttttttctagtttttcattgAGCACTTTTTGAGACCCATCAGAATTGTCATGCATACATCTGTTCTTATGCTTCTACTGTGTGCTACTTTTTGGCATGTACCCAACTTGCCAACCAACCTATGCTCTCTCCTGGTGCTGAATACCCAAATTGGCTTTAGTTCCTCACCACCACATAAATACTGCAGGTTCCCTTACAAACCTGTATGATAAGTACTTTGCCATAGACCAAGGAATGAAGTTTCAGGAAGTTAgggtttttatcttcttttttttttttttttaaaaaaagacatttattcagcGTCACAATCAGACTATTACATTTAGCAATCAACAGCatgggtgcaaaaaaaaaaaaaaaatctacattaaaaccctttgttggaatgctttacactttccacagaacagaaactaaaataacctGTTATACAATTAGTCACAAACACAGTCCTCGAGTTTTTTGCCCATACACATGAGTATTTGTCTAAAACATGTCTTCTTTGTAGCAGCTAGGCCCtgccaccactgtgcttggctgagtTCACATATCTGTTGTAACCTGTAGCTTCCCTGTCACTTCTCTGGCTCTCCTCTCCAGCTAAGCTTTgtttcctaattaaaatcttctgccactgccacagctactgctgctgctggaaCCGCCATAGCCACCTTGGTTTCGTGGTTTTGCAAAGTATTGACCTCCACCGCCATAGGGGCCAGAGCTTCTGCCTCCAAAATTTCCTCCCTTCATGGGTCCAAAATTTGAAGACTGATTGTTGTAATTGCCAAAATCATTGTAGCTTCCACCACCTCCAAAATTGCTTCCATCATTACCAAATCCATTATagccatccccactgccaccatATCCACCACCACCACGGCTGCCACCAAAGCCACCACGACCACTGAAGTTTCCTCCACGACCGAAGTTGTCATTCCCACCGAAACCACCTCCACGACCACCACCAAAGTTTCCAGAACCACTTCGACCTCTTTGGCTGGATGAAGCACTAGCCATCTCTTGCTTTGACAGGGCTTTCCTAACTTCACAGTTGTGGCCATTCACAGTATGGTATTTCTGAATGACAATCTTATCCATGGAGTCATGGTCGTCAAAGGTTACAAAGGCAAAGCCCCTTTTCTTGCCACTGCCTCGGTCAGTCATGATTTCAATCACTTCAATTTTCCCATACTGTTCAAAATAATCTCTTAGGTGATGTTCTTCGCTGTCTTCTTTAATGCTACcaacaaatatctttttcacaGTTAAGTGGGCACCTGGTCTTTGAGAATCTTCTCTTGAGACAGCTCTCTTTGGTTCCACAACTCTTCCGTCCACCTTGTGTGGCCTTGCATTCATAGCTGCATCCACCTCCTCCACAGTGGCATGtgtgacaaacccaaagcccCTGGAACGCTTGGTGTTTGGATCTCTCATTACCACACAGTCCGTGAGCGTTCCCCATTGCTCAAAATGGCTCCTCAGGCTCTCATCGGTTGTTTCAAAGCTCAACCCTCCAATGAAGAGCTTCCTCAGCTGTTCGGGCTCTTTAGGAGACTCTGACTTAGACATGACGGCAGGGAGAAGAGAGACTTTAACGATGCTTCTTCGGCAGCGTCCACGGGCCTTTATCTTCTTAACTCAGGTATGTAGTCCCAGGTTGCTTTCTAGAATGGCTGCTTCAGCCTACCCTACCTTCCTTTACCTCACCTCTCCACCAGCCATTGCCATTATTCAGCTCTCTAATTTTTGGCAATGTGAAGTTGGGTATGGAATAAAGTCTTTCattttagtttctatttctctgtctTGTTGCTCTAATCCATGTTGGTTGTTCTCTTGGTCTGGTGGATGGTTGAGATTTCCATTAGCCCATCTATTGTGTTAGATCCCatgattttaaaatctctttcttcttgtttcattttctcattttgctaAAGAACAACTTGATAGCTTTCTAAAATAGGATGCATGAAAGAGATAACTTGAGTCTTTGCCTATGTAAAGACATATCATTCTAACCTAATACTTGACAGTTTGGCTAGGTATTGAATTCT harbors:
- the LOC105490742 gene encoding LOW QUALITY PROTEIN: heterogeneous nuclear ribonucleoprotein A1 (The sequence of the model RefSeq protein was modified relative to this genomic sequence to represent the inferred CDS: deleted 2 bases in 1 codon), whose translation is MSKSESPKEPEQLRKLFIGGLSFETTDESLRSHFEQWGTLTDCVVMRDPNTKRSRGFGFVTHATVEEVDAAMNARPHKVDGRVVEPKRAVSREDSQRPGAHLTVKKIFVGSIKEDSEEHHLRDYFEQYGKIEVIEIMTDRGSGKKRGFAFVTFDDHDSMDKIVIQKYHTVNGHNCEVRKALSKQEMASASSSQRGRSGSGNFGGGRGGGFGGNDNFGRGGNFSGRGGFGGSRGGGGYGGSGDGYNGFGNDGSNFGGGGSYNDFGNYNNQSSNFGPMKGGNFGGRSSGPYGGGGQYFAKPRNQGGYGGSSSSSSWQWQKILIRKQSLAGEESQRSDREATGYNRYVNSAKHSGGRA